A window from Chryseobacterium vaccae encodes these proteins:
- the porL gene encoding type IX secretion system motor protein PorL/GldL, whose product MFKTKDAWMNFFYSFGAAIVILGAWLKITHITLGPINGNIALTVGLITEAIIFIIFAFDPPKSEESYAWENVYPELLDKHANPNPLHSNVSTKVNAQQQFAELENSLSTKLDKMLEDAKLDVQLFERLRTGIDKFSSSVDQINQTVDVSASTHKYNDQLNKAAQHMESMNALYAMQLESGKRQSEFANKYVADMQKSAEQSEKFNQELQGLTSNLNNLNRVYGGMLTAMKS is encoded by the coding sequence ATGTTTAAGACTAAAGATGCTTGGATGAATTTCTTTTATTCATTCGGGGCTGCAATTGTAATTCTTGGAGCTTGGCTTAAAATTACTCACATTACCTTGGGACCTATTAACGGGAATATAGCTCTTACTGTGGGACTTATTACAGAAGCTATTATCTTTATCATTTTCGCATTCGACCCTCCAAAATCTGAAGAGTCTTATGCTTGGGAAAATGTATATCCTGAATTATTAGACAAACATGCAAACCCAAATCCACTTCACTCTAATGTATCTACTAAAGTGAATGCACAGCAGCAGTTTGCAGAATTAGAAAATTCTCTTTCAACGAAATTAGATAAAATGCTTGAAGATGCTAAACTTGATGTTCAGCTATTTGAAAGATTAAGAACAGGTATCGACAAGTTTTCAAGTTCTGTGGACCAGATCAATCAAACTGTTGATGTATCTGCATCTACTCATAAGTATAATGACCAGCTTAACAAAGCAGCTCAACACATGGAAAGCATGAATGCTTTATATGCAATGCAGCTTGAAAGTGGGAAAAGACAATCTGAATTTGCTAACAAATATGTAGCAGATATGCAGAAGTCTGCGGAACAGTCTGAGAAATTCAATCAAGAACTACAAGGTTTAACATCTAATCTGAATAACTTAAATAGAGTTTATGGCGGTATGTTAACTGCTATGAAGTCTTAA
- the porM gene encoding type IX secretion system motor protein PorM/GldM — translation MAQGKQTPRQKMINLMYLVFIAMMALNIDAEIIRSYYDSTRALNETRTLTEKKNEKIFERTLEAKAQQVPDTYAQPWEQYKVLKGKIDVLVSSAQGIKDALKKQSEFHDKDPKTGKDIDVSENFAALNNNEATTEYFFKEGDENAPSKGALDLKAKIDDVRNYINSTFGNNEQLKDLVDRANKSLIAEYPKGKSPNDKTWFQNKFYHQPLIAAISNLEIIQNDARNVQSDALALLLQEKVDASIKFTSYEAIVSGPVDIQAGKQAEVKVMLGNYSNSNKISISGVSRVENGKGTISISGSGLGEHKLGGVITLTDASGKSQPFPWTHTYNVIAGPREVKLEKGLLLSADKMNVMYRGLENPVSGSILGADNSKLSLSAPGAVVKSTGPGKWDVTPTTGNTVRLTLSGVDPYGKTVSQVFEYRIKNIPRPQGQIRGKTVNYMPVGSIPNQIVSAALPDFDFPVSFTVNSFIIKVPGRAGTLIQGSSLQGAEGMLRNLRPGDVVQIYDIQATATGLGSQKLKEISPVIINVQ, via the coding sequence ATGGCACAAGGAAAACAGACCCCTCGTCAGAAGATGATCAACCTGATGTATCTGGTGTTCATCGCGATGATGGCCCTCAATATTGATGCAGAAATCATCAGATCATATTATGATTCAACCAGAGCATTGAATGAAACAAGAACATTAACAGAGAAGAAGAACGAAAAGATCTTTGAAAGAACGCTGGAAGCTAAAGCTCAGCAGGTTCCGGATACTTACGCTCAACCTTGGGAACAGTATAAAGTACTGAAGGGTAAGATTGATGTTTTGGTATCTTCTGCTCAGGGAATCAAAGATGCTCTTAAAAAACAATCAGAGTTCCACGATAAAGATCCTAAAACAGGTAAAGATATTGATGTAAGTGAAAACTTTGCTGCATTGAACAACAATGAAGCCACTACAGAATATTTCTTTAAAGAAGGTGATGAAAATGCACCTTCAAAAGGAGCTTTAGATTTAAAAGCTAAAATTGATGATGTAAGAAATTATATTAATTCAACTTTTGGTAATAATGAACAATTAAAAGATTTAGTTGACAGAGCCAACAAATCTCTTATCGCAGAATATCCTAAAGGAAAATCTCCGAATGATAAGACTTGGTTCCAGAACAAATTTTATCACCAGCCGCTTATTGCTGCAATTTCTAACTTGGAGATCATCCAAAATGATGCCAGAAATGTACAATCTGATGCATTAGCATTATTACTTCAGGAAAAAGTAGATGCGAGTATCAAATTTACAAGCTATGAAGCTATTGTTTCAGGTCCGGTAGATATCCAGGCAGGTAAGCAGGCAGAGGTAAAAGTAATGTTGGGTAACTATTCTAACAGTAATAAGATCAGTATTTCTGGTGTTAGCAGAGTAGAAAACGGAAAAGGTACCATTTCAATTTCAGGTTCTGGACTTGGAGAGCATAAATTAGGAGGTGTAATTACATTAACTGATGCTTCAGGTAAATCTCAGCCTTTCCCTTGGACCCATACGTATAACGTAATTGCAGGGCCAAGAGAAGTAAAACTTGAAAAAGGACTATTACTTTCTGCGGATAAGATGAATGTAATGTACAGAGGACTTGAGAATCCTGTTTCAGGATCTATCTTAGGTGCTGATAACTCTAAACTTTCATTATCTGCTCCGGGTGCTGTTGTGAAGAGCACAGGTCCAGGGAAGTGGGATGTAACTCCTACTACAGGAAATACAGTTAGGTTAACATTATCAGGAGTTGATCCTTATGGTAAGACTGTTTCTCAGGTATTTGAATACAGAATTAAAAATATTCCTAGACCTCAGGGACAAATCAGAGGAAAAACGGTTAACTATATGCCTGTAGGTTCTATTCCTAACCAGATTGTATCTGCAGCGTTGCCAGATTTTGATTTCCCTGTTTCGTTTACAGTAAACAGCTTCATTATCAAAGTTCCTGGAAGAGCAGGTACATTGATCCAAGGAAGTTCACTTCAGGGTGCAGAAGGTATGCTTAGAAATCTTAGACCAGGCGATGTCGTTCAGATCTATGATATTCAGGCAACAGCTACAGGTCTTGGAAGCCAAAAACTTAAAGAGATATCACCTGTAATTATTAATGTTCAATAA
- the porN gene encoding type IX secretion system ring subunit PorN/GldN yields MKKYISSLLVLVSGFAFSQTILNASSPEEFRQMRAESMRKAGDTVISNKVKPLEYGFVDDKDIMKSMFVWEIIDMNDKINQPFYYDNPDGLLSSSTRSIYQLLLDGALNGTIKEVYDDDNFVTRLTPEAIQKRLESVRLDEEAIDILNSGRALTEEEKKRLTDIIRTTTDKVKVLKIMGMWFIDKRDGQMKYRPLGLAAMGPDPSSVGRIGPDGQPLAGGDDLVDLFWIYYPNAREILANNYVYNRKNSSADLSFDDIINARRFSSVIYKSSSGLGDGKIKDYIPRDADDQLEESERIKSQILEMENEMWNY; encoded by the coding sequence ATGAAAAAATATATTAGCAGTCTTTTAGTACTAGTTTCGGGATTTGCTTTTTCCCAGACTATTCTGAACGCTTCTTCTCCTGAGGAATTTAGACAGATGAGAGCTGAATCTATGAGAAAAGCAGGGGATACTGTTATCAGTAATAAAGTGAAACCACTGGAATATGGATTCGTAGATGATAAAGACATCATGAAAAGTATGTTCGTTTGGGAGATCATTGATATGAATGATAAGATCAACCAACCTTTCTACTATGACAATCCGGATGGTCTTCTTTCTTCCTCTACAAGATCTATATATCAGCTTTTGTTAGATGGGGCACTTAACGGAACCATCAAGGAAGTATATGATGATGATAATTTTGTAACCAGACTTACTCCAGAAGCTATTCAAAAGAGATTGGAAAGTGTAAGATTGGATGAAGAAGCTATCGATATTCTTAACTCCGGAAGAGCATTAACAGAGGAAGAGAAGAAGAGATTAACAGATATCATCAGAACAACGACGGATAAAGTTAAAGTTCTTAAGATAATGGGTATGTGGTTCATCGATAAGAGAGACGGACAAATGAAGTACAGACCTCTAGGTCTTGCAGCTATGGGACCGGATCCATCTTCTGTAGGAAGAATTGGTCCTGATGGCCAGCCTCTTGCAGGAGGAGATGATCTTGTAGACCTGTTCTGGATCTATTATCCGAATGCACGTGAAATTCTTGCGAATAACTATGTGTATAACAGAAAGAACTCTTCTGCAGACCTGTCTTTCGATGATATTATCAATGCAAGAAGATTCTCTTCAGTTATTTATAAGTCATCAAGCGGTCTAGGAGACGGTAAAATCAAAGATTATATTCCTAGAGATGCTGATGATCAGCTGGAAGAAAGCGAGAGAATTAAATCGCAGATTCTTGAAATGGAAAATGAAATGTGGAATTACTAA
- a CDS encoding NAD(P)/FAD-dependent oxidoreductase, with the protein MKNVDYIIVGDGYAGLFFAHQLIKNNKSFVIYSDGRKSASQVSAGIINPVVLKKFTIFWKAQEQIDFLKVTLDEIKSYTDRNYLISAPIHRIFHDENEQKLWLKKSENEDLSDFLDKNFDRLEGVKNDFKTGKVNQSARLEVSGFFAGLFSYFKKNSQIEEGKFDYGKLDVQNSSYKEYQFKNVVFCEGMGVKENPYFSDIEVNPNKGHHIKVKLSEPLSGNNTIKKKHFLFPTDNGLYFYGGTYDREQLHHHIDDSAVEQLVNGLSEIYPYDFEVKEVNFGFRPTVKDRRPIIGRHKEYKNLYVFNGLGARGILNGCYFSRSLYRFIEENIPLHEEVSLNRFK; encoded by the coding sequence ATGAAGAATGTAGATTATATTATTGTCGGAGACGGCTATGCCGGGCTTTTCTTTGCCCATCAGCTTATAAAGAATAACAAATCCTTTGTCATCTATTCTGACGGCAGGAAAAGCGCTTCCCAGGTTTCTGCAGGGATTATCAATCCGGTAGTCCTGAAAAAATTTACGATTTTCTGGAAAGCCCAGGAGCAGATTGATTTTCTAAAGGTTACTCTTGATGAAATTAAATCATATACAGATAGAAATTATCTGATCAGTGCACCTATCCACAGAATCTTTCATGACGAAAACGAGCAGAAACTCTGGTTGAAAAAATCAGAAAATGAAGATCTTTCTGATTTTCTTGATAAAAATTTCGATCGTTTAGAGGGGGTAAAAAATGATTTTAAGACAGGAAAGGTTAATCAGTCTGCCAGACTTGAAGTAAGTGGTTTTTTTGCAGGTCTATTCAGTTATTTCAAAAAAAATAGTCAGATTGAAGAAGGAAAGTTCGATTATGGGAAATTAGATGTTCAAAATTCATCTTACAAAGAATATCAGTTTAAAAATGTTGTGTTCTGTGAAGGAATGGGAGTTAAAGAGAATCCTTATTTTTCTGATATTGAAGTCAACCCTAATAAAGGACATCATATAAAAGTAAAACTCTCTGAACCTTTATCCGGAAATAATACAATTAAAAAGAAACACTTCCTCTTTCCAACAGACAATGGATTATATTTTTACGGAGGAACCTATGACAGAGAACAGCTTCATCACCATATAGACGATTCAGCAGTGGAACAGCTTGTCAATGGTCTCTCTGAAATCTATCCTTATGACTTTGAAGTAAAAGAAGTAAACTTTGGCTTTCGGCCAACAGTAAAAGATCGCAGACCTATTATCGGAAGACATAAAGAATATAAAAATCTCTATGTCTTCAATGGGTTGGGAGCAAGAGGAATTCTGAATGGATGCTATTTTTCCCGTAGTCTGTACCGCTTCATAGAAGAAAACATACCCCTGCATGAAGAAGTTTCCTTAAACAGATTCAAATAA
- a CDS encoding SemiSWEET transporter: protein MNENILGIAAGILTSVSMIPQLIKVIREKDVKDISLVMLLILISGLSLWVWYGIKKDELPIILSNSFAVLVNISLLICFVIYKKR, encoded by the coding sequence ATGAATGAAAATATTCTCGGAATAGCAGCCGGCATTCTTACCTCCGTTTCTATGATCCCTCAACTGATAAAAGTAATCAGGGAAAAGGATGTGAAAGATATTTCTTTGGTAATGCTTTTGATCCTCATTTCAGGCCTTTCATTATGGGTATGGTACGGTATTAAGAAAGATGAGCTGCCTATTATTTTGTCGAACTCATTTGCCGTGCTGGTGAATATAAGTCTCTTAATTTGTTTTGTGATCTACAAAAAAAGATGA
- a CDS encoding META domain-containing protein: MKNLFYYLSTVFLFAFLISCKTPSVQKSTDITGKTWKLTELNGQPIKLKNPKNNPYFKLNTEGMRYEGHAGCNGFGGTFEIKPEAMRIKFNQGMSTMMACEDLEIENQFTKAVLAADNYSVNGNTLTLNKARMAPLAKFTLQ; this comes from the coding sequence ATGAAAAATTTATTTTACTATTTATCCACAGTATTTTTATTTGCATTCCTTATTTCATGCAAAACTCCCTCAGTTCAAAAAAGCACTGATATCACTGGAAAAACATGGAAGCTAACTGAGCTTAACGGACAGCCCATTAAACTTAAAAATCCGAAAAACAATCCTTATTTCAAACTTAACACAGAAGGAATGAGATATGAAGGACACGCCGGATGTAATGGATTTGGAGGTACTTTTGAAATTAAACCTGAAGCAATGAGAATCAAATTCAACCAGGGAATGTCTACAATGATGGCTTGTGAAGATCTGGAGATTGAAAACCAGTTTACAAAAGCGGTACTTGCTGCAGATAATTATTCTGTTAACGGAAATACTCTGACTTTAAATAAGGCAAGAATGGCTCCTTTAGCCAAGTTTACGCTTCAGTAA
- a CDS encoding efflux RND transporter periplasmic adaptor subunit codes for MKRVASGIALCTLLLAVSCGHKKEEKEEAAVYPVTSPVRMDTVINKEYVAQIQSVKNIEIRAQEKGFLEKIYVDEGQYVQAGQTLFRIMPQLYQAELLKAKAEVEQASIELKNASTLANNNIVSKNERAMAKAKLDAANAEMKLAQIHLSFTDIKAPFSGVINRIPLKLGSLVDEGDLLTSLSDNTSVYSYFNVSEPEYLSYQTHAADRGSNQVSLIMANGETLPQKGEIQTIEGEFDNETGNIAFRAKFPNPDKLLRNGETGKVQMTLPVHNALIIPQKATYEIQDQKYVFVIDKNGTAKSRNIKVAYELPDLYVVGSGLSVGDKILLEGVQKVKDDQKIKIKFQDPKKVLQSLKLKAE; via the coding sequence ATGAAAAGAGTTGCCTCAGGCATTGCGCTTTGTACCCTTTTGTTGGCAGTAAGCTGCGGTCACAAAAAGGAAGAAAAGGAAGAAGCTGCAGTTTATCCAGTTACCAGTCCTGTAAGAATGGATACCGTGATCAATAAAGAATATGTAGCCCAGATCCAATCCGTAAAAAACATTGAAATCCGCGCACAGGAAAAAGGATTTCTCGAAAAAATTTATGTAGATGAGGGACAGTATGTACAGGCCGGCCAGACCCTGTTCAGAATTATGCCTCAGCTATACCAGGCAGAGCTGTTAAAAGCGAAAGCAGAAGTAGAGCAGGCCTCTATTGAACTTAAAAATGCAAGTACGCTGGCCAATAACAATATTGTTTCCAAGAATGAAAGGGCAATGGCTAAAGCTAAGCTGGATGCAGCGAATGCTGAAATGAAATTAGCTCAGATTCACTTATCATTTACCGATATTAAAGCTCCGTTTTCAGGGGTGATTAACAGAATTCCTTTAAAACTGGGGAGTCTTGTAGATGAAGGAGATTTGTTAACTTCTTTATCAGACAATACAAGTGTTTACAGTTACTTCAATGTTTCAGAACCAGAATATCTGAGCTATCAGACGCATGCGGCTGATAGAGGAAGTAACCAGGTATCATTAATTATGGCCAATGGAGAAACACTGCCTCAAAAAGGAGAGATTCAGACTATTGAGGGTGAATTTGACAACGAAACCGGAAATATTGCCTTCAGAGCAAAATTCCCGAATCCGGATAAACTCCTGAGAAACGGAGAAACAGGGAAGGTACAGATGACGCTTCCGGTACATAATGCATTAATTATCCCACAGAAAGCAACCTATGAAATCCAGGATCAGAAATATGTATTTGTGATCGATAAAAACGGAACTGCGAAATCCAGAAACATAAAAGTAGCTTATGAATTGCCAGATCTTTATGTAGTGGGTTCAGGGCTTTCGGTAGGAGACAAAATATTATTGGAAGGCGTACAGAAAGTAAAAGACGATCAAAAGATAAAAATAAAATTCCAGGATCCTAAAAAAGTTCTTCAGTCATTGAAATTAAAAGCAGAGTAG